CTCGAGTACCTGtaacatttttgtatttataatCCAATTACAACATATAATTTCTCTACTTGTGCTATATAGCAAAAGTTCTATAGTTTGTTATATACTTTTCAGATTAAACTGAGTGAAGTTGTTGGAACAGGGAAAGATAACCGCATCCTTAAAGAAGATATTCTCAATTATTTGGCCAAGCAGACGGGAGCTATTTTACCTCCATCACCAAAACCTGAAATTATCCCACCATTACCAAAATCGGAGACTGCACCAGCTGCTCCAAAGGACAAAGGAACTAAAATTCCTATACCCATTTCCAAGCCCATCGTGTTTGCAGGGAAAGATAAAACTGAGGCTGTGACAGGTAAAAACATAAATGTTATCATGAAGTAGCACTCAGAGTTGATATAGCTTCTAAATAATTAGTCAGTGAATGATAACATTTAAATTGATTCTCCTATTCCCATTGACGGAGAGCCAGCTTTCATCTTGTAATCACACTAGTGTGGGGAGACAATGAGAATCAGGAAAGGTAAGTGTACTTTGCAGAAAGGAGGagtttgaaataatttttcaaatggTGGTCAGACAGGGTTGTCAGTGTTCTTCTCTGGCACTGTGTGGTTTCATCATGTTCTCTGCTAGTAGCATCGGGCTGTGATTTGCACctgttcattttaaattctgtttttttaactCTGCATTATGAACATCTAAAAACATTTTGTGCAAAATTTTGGAAATAGATACTCTGGAATTCTTCAAACAGTATTGCAAATACTATTCCTATAGAAATCATTATGTAATTTATTAGCAGGATCAATGAGTAGGATTGTTTATGTGTGATGTAATCATTCTTGCCATGTAGAGCTCCCAATCTAAGATGGGCACAGATAAGACAAGATGCACTGGGAGAGCAAACTacatttctgttttcctcagttaCATAATATTTGGGCTAGAAAAGATGAAAAGACTGATGCAGCTTAACATTTGTGGGCCTTGCACACAAGGTTAGCCTGTAGGAATGATCTAGAGACAGATGCTAGGATACGGAAATAATTCCAAACATTTGGGGCAGCATAAATTCATTACTGAAGTTATCGGGTACCTGCTTCAGGTGTATAACGAGTCTCCCCATCAATATTTTCACACTCATGGTAAAATTCCGCTTGTAtacaaagagacaaggtgggtgaggtagtgtcttttatgggaccagcttccgttggtgagagagagaagcttttgagcttacacggagctactcttcttcaggtctgggaaaggtactcagagtgtccaGTTGTATCCAGTGCTATTTTAGTAGCTCTTGGTGTAGTACTAAAGTAACTTGGTGCCCAAGCAAGAATGATCATAAGTGGATTCTATCCCAACTTTTGAAAGAAAGATTTATAGTTTTTCAAACAAAACTGACTAACTCTAAAGTTTCTAAAAGCTTTTTATTGGTAAAAGCACCCATTGAATATTTTTCAGGCTTTCACAAGGCAATGGTAAAGACCATGACTGCTGCATTGAAGATTCCTCACTTTGGTTATTGTGATGAGATTGACTTAACTCAGCTTGTTCAATTGAGAGAAGAATTGAAACCTCTAGCACAAGTTCGTGGAGTTAAACTCTCCTTTATGCCTTTCTTCATAAAGGTGAGTCATAGCTGCATCTCAGAACAGGATTCCTGATGGCATATACTGTTGACACCAAAGGACAtagtggggaggaaggaaaaacttgcttttcttctgtattttttcaTTTAGTTTCAGCCAGCTTTTttaattgcctttttattttatccCTCTCATCATTACAATCAGCAACACACAAAAACCCTCTTTAGTTCTACAGTGAGAACTCTTCCTGCTTACAGTAACCCGTTCCCTTTACCTATCTAGGTACTTGTATGGATCTCCAGAGTATTTCAAAATAGAAATTAGAGTAACCTAGACAAACACTTGATTGCATTCTGGATATTACAAGCTGCCTGAGGTACACTCATCCTGccccttcctttctccattgGGTGATAAGAGTATTAAGAGAGGTCTTAGTGTTAATATTGTTTTTTTATGTTTAACAGGCAGCTTCTCTGGGATTATTGCATTATCCTATTCTTAATGCGTCTGTGGATGAAAACTGTCAAAATATCACATACAAGGTTTGTGCAATTTTATGAAAATACTCCTGTGCCAAAAAAGTAATGCTCCTCCAAGCATCTAATAATCAGGGCTCTTTTTCGGTAcaaataaattaactttttttgaatggaaaagggggaaaacaataGATCCCAAAGCAATTCTTAAGTACTGTGATGGAAAATGATCCATACACCACCACCTCTGTCTAATATCAAAATGGATTGAATGGAGAGGACTAGATTAATGCAATTGATGCTATTTATATAGCGCCTGCTAAGAAAGACATGCCACTGCTAGCCATATTAGCAACCTGCTCTCTTGCTCTTCTTTCTGACAAGGGGCCAAGCGGTCCCGAACCATAACCCATACAAATGTAGGGgtagaaatgttttgttactgtggCAATGATGACACTGTTCTGTCTATCAACTCTGATGTCTTAAATAAGTCACctttctacttaaaaaaaaaaaatgggattttCTTGGTATGACAGAAAGCAGGAAGCTTGACGTGCAACATAGAAAATATAGAGAGTTTGTGGTCAGGGCTATCCGGAATACACGTTTTGCATGGATTTATTTTGTGCTTGTGAACGGTACTGGGTTGATGGTCCTGAGGACTGAACTCCTATATTTACAGAAATGATATAGCACGGGTGtcagcaatgcaagcttcccttGGACTGTCTTACTCCACATCTCTGAGACTTACTCTTTCTGAATCACTTCAGAGGATGAAAGGGCAGTTCAGTCTCTGTTTCCTTTAAATTCATGGTCTCACTGCTGAGACTGACAGCATGGGTGATAGTTTTTATTGTTACGATGTGTGCACAGATTTGTTACCAGAATAAAGAATTCATATTTCCAAGGGGATGTCGAACTCAGGAACCTAAATTTCCTAGATTTAAACTCCCCAAAAACAGTTTGGAAGTTGCCTTTACTGTTCCAGAATTATATGGAGAGTACCAAAgagacttttctttaaaaaattcaaatctGCATAGAGTGTGGTTTATTCTGAACAGAAACTTCCGTAGTGGAAAtactgaaaacaatattttagCACTTTAGTTTGTATAAAATAAAGCTAAttcatatttcctttttttgcatTAACTTACATATAGCGTATGGTTGGTTAGTGAAACTTACTGTATTGTAACTGAATATATTGTAGGCTTCTCACAACATTGGAGTTGCTATGGACACAGAACAAGGCTTGATTGTCCCTAATGTGAAAAATGTTCAGGTCTGTAGCGTGTTTGAGATTGCTTCTGCATTAAATCGCCTTCTGACCTTGGGCTCTGCAGGCCAGTTGGGAACAAATGACCTCACTGGGGGAACATTCACGCTCTCCAATATTGGCACagtgagttaaaaaaaagtttttacatTGAAAAAATTGGTTAAAAAATAACTACTACCTGTTACATTGATAAATATGTAATCGTtagaaaaaagtattttctatAACAAATATTACAGTACAGCATACAAGAAACATGTTGCTACTGCAAATGGGCACTCCTGGAATATTCTTGAGCTAATTTTCTTGGTTTCCCTTTTTAGATTGGTGGTACCTATGCCAAACCAGTGATACTACCTCCTGAAGTAGCTATTGGCGCTCTTGGAAAGATACAGGTATGTGTATGTTGATCTAACTACAAAGACACAGGTGTTTGTACTGTAGTAAGACCATGTTCAATTAAAACTTTGCATTTCGTCTACCTTCGATACAGTAGAATCTCATCGTTACGAACACctcggaaatggaggttgttcataactctgaaatgttcatacctctgaacaaaactttatggttgttctttcaaaagtttagagctgaacattgacttaatacagctttgaaactttactatgcagaagaaaaatcctgcttttaactatcttaatttaaatgaaacaagcacagaaccAGTTTCCTTacattttttagtagtttatatttaacacagtactgaattttatttgtttctgggggtttttggggtggggtgttcatctctactgctgcctgattgcatacttctggttccaaacgaggtgtgtggtagactggtcagttcgtaactctggtgttcgtaactctgaggtactACTGTACATTGTTCTTACTGAAAGCATTTTTTCTACAAGATGTGGAAGAAGGACACCATGTAAACTTTGTAAATGAAATCTTACAATGTTTTTATAAGACTTAAAAGGCTGAGCAGAGactaaaattataaacaaaaatctttttgtcTACCAGAAGTCCATTATATTCACCTCatgatgtttttatttaacttgTTGGCTTCTAGgtataagagaaaaaaattagattATATTCTGATATTTGTAGGGGTTTTATAATACCATCTTTGTTCAGAAAGAATACTTGCAGGGTTTCAAACCAGGAGAAGACTTGAAACAAATTGCTTCTGATATTTAAGTTTTGTTACGTGATCCAGAGATTTAAATCTATCTAAGAACTTTGTACAGTCAGATAAATAcatttggtagtgtagacaagcaaaaaaccaaaacagaccCTCCCCCTACATTTCTTAGTGgataatatttttcatatatttccCCTATGcctttttgagcttttagggaaGGTTTGGGAGGCATGTGTCACCTCAACACCAAAGGTTCAATCAACTTCTCtagcacagtggtccccaaacttttcagagtCATACTTCCCTTATCCCTGTCCGCGCCccctggggccaggagtgggaccGCAGCTACCCTGAGGGGCTGAAGGGGACGCGGAtgagggtaagggggccaaggctcaggctgcagctcagGGTAGATCTGGGGCCAAGACCAGGGCTGGGTGCCATGGCCAGGAgccaaggctgggggcagggccagagcagagcggGGAGTGGTGCAGGGTGgtgttccctccctgccccacatggGGGCTGGTCCAGGCCCAGCCATGCCCCAAATGTTCCTTCATGCCCGTGTAGGGAGTGCGCCCCACAGTTTTGGGACCTCTGGTCTAGCAGGATAATTTGGAGTCAGGGAGGAATTAAGATAAATTCAACAGGGTTGCTTAGGAGTGGTAGGTGGTAATTCTGTTTGAGACCCACTACATAAACAATTGGGGGGAAATCTGTATTCTCTTAATTGAAATACTACTCTATATTTACTCTAGCAATTGTTAAGACAAGAATCATGTTTGTATAGTTTCTTTCATCAGGTTCctattttcttcccttctcttcttTCTAGGTTCTTCCCCGATTTAATGGTAATGGGGAAGTATTTAAAGCACAGATAATGAATGTGAGCTGGTCAGCTGATCATAGAATTATTGATGGAGCTACAATGGCCCGTTTTTCTAACTTGTGGAAATCCTATTTGGAGAACCCTGCTTCCATGCTGCTAGATCTTAAATAAAGAACACTAATGCCAGAACACATCCTTAAACTTCGGAGGAATAAACTCGATCATTATAAAAGCTAGCTATGCTAGCATATGTCCGTTTTcttattatataattatattatttgGTTGAAAGGTCTCAAGAGCCTATGTCAGTCTATTGATAACCTGTTCCAttcttttcaattaaaatgagTAGTTCTGTAGTTTATTCTATGGGAGGCTGTCATACTTAATAGGTCATGGTGTGACTTCTAAATGTGATGGGGGGGAAGTATTTAGTGCCTGACTGTGATAATATGTGCTGACTGCCACTAAGCTGACATTACTGAAAGACAGATATCTACATGTCTGCAGTACTTTTAAACTGCTTATTCTGGATAGAAGGGAAGTTACGTCGCAATTATTCCTGGTTGAAAACAggaatttattttaacaaatctaATGGAATATTTCCAAGTTCCTGAAAGAAATTATGCAGAAATAATGTACAAATAAAATGTCTTTACGATTATCTTTAAAGATGTCCAGTggactttttattgttttatggtGCTAATGTTTCCTCTAGTCCTCTTATACATAGAAAGTTCTTAGCACAGGTACTCAGTATCAGGTGACAATGGAAGATGACAATATCCCCCAAAATTTACTTCCTGCACAGTTTCAGAATATTTACTTGTATCCAACAACTCTTTGTAATAACTCTGTAGAACTGTCTTGCAACACACTCTGGTAGGCTGAAAGTATGTAGGATTGTTTACATACTCTAAGACTTTTCTTCTGGGAAACAACATCCTGCAAAAGGATGCCATGAATAGGTTTTCCATCACTAACCAAATAGCTGCTTACCACCATAGTTTATAATTACCATAACCTAGCAAACAGCTACTGTGCTCTAAAAGACTGTCGTCACCTTGCACATGACAGCTATTGTTTGTTCAGATACGAAGGTATAACAGATCAGTATTTGATATGAAATAGAATCTGTGTAAACAGTGCATAAGAATTAGATAAATCCTCTCTAAACTCATATGCAAGGCAGACAGTCAATAGGATTCAGGTTAGCACCCCCAGGACAAATAGCATATATGTTGTTTTAGGCTAAAACAATGGACAATGGGAATGCTGGTTTGCAAATAAGATGCAAAGAAAAACCATTGTGCGCATACACTTTCCAGAGAACACTGAGTTGCAAAAACAATATAGGATCACTGTAATGTAACCAAACAATTTGGGGAAGTCAAAAAGGACATTTCATAAGAGACTAATCTCCTCTCTGGAGGGTACATCTGGCTGAATACCTTTGTGGATAAGACCCTGTGGTGAGTAGATATAAGTAACCTGAAAGGTGTAACTGAGGGACCATGAGAAGGAAGGGAGGAAGATGCAAGACCTGATGTGCTAACTGCTTAAGGGGGCGAGGAAGAAACTCtcaagctgtggggagaggataTACACCAGAAATATAAGCTGCTACTCATGTTCCTATGCACAGTGGTTTCTATCTATTAGCTTTTGCAGTGTAAGACAAGATTCgttttaatctgatttttctattaataaaactTATGACAAGCTTTGTGCTTTGGATCTTCTTATTTGGGAATTTCATGCTGACAATCCTGAACAGGAGAATAAATCTTCTTCCTATTCGAGATCACGAAGGGGTGCTTGGAGTCTAGCTCTCGTGAGACTTAGCAAAAGGACATGGACTAAACGCTACTCACCTATCATTTGTGT
This DNA window, taken from Trachemys scripta elegans isolate TJP31775 chromosome 8, CAS_Tse_1.0, whole genome shotgun sequence, encodes the following:
- the DBT gene encoding lipoamide acyltransferase component of branched-chain alpha-keto acid dehydrogenase complex, mitochondrial isoform X3; this translates as MSIFDKSAFKFSHQHRLFRTSAISNGQIVQFKLSDIGEGITEVTVKEWYVKEGDSVSQFDSICEVQSDKASVTITSRYDGIIRKLHYNLDEIAYVGKPLVDIETDALKDVASEEDVVETPAVSHEEHTHQEIKGHKTLATPAVRRLAMENNIKLSEVVGTGKDNRILKEDILNYLAKQTGAILPPSPKPEIIPPLPKSETAPAAPKDKGTKIPIPISKPIVFAGKDKTEAVTGFHKAMVKTMTAALKIPHFGYCDEIDLTQLVQLREELKPLAQVRGVKLSFMPFFIKAASLGLLHYPILNASVDENCQNITYKASHNIGVAMDTEQGLIVPNVKNVQVCSVFEIASALNRLLTLGSAGQLGTNDLTGGTFTLSNIGTIGGTYAKPVILPPEVAIGALGKIQVLPRFNGNGEVFKAQIMNVSWSADHRIIDGATMARFSNLWKSYLENPASMLLDLK
- the DBT gene encoding lipoamide acyltransferase component of branched-chain alpha-keto acid dehydrogenase complex, mitochondrial isoform X2, which codes for MAAVRALRSCSRTAGRLICVHHIRSCSSVRFIKSKYMSIFDKSAFKFSHQHRLFRTSAISNGQIVQFKLSDIGEGITEVTVKEWYVKEGDSVSQFDSICEVQSDKASVTITSRYDGIIRKLHYNLDEIAYVGKPLVDIETDALKDVASEEDVVETPAVSHEEHTHQEIKGHKTLATPAVRRLAMENNIKLSEVVGTGKDNRILKEDILNYLAKQTGAILPPSPKPEIIPPLPKSETAPAAPKDKGTKIPIPISKPIVFAGKDKTEAVTGFHKAMVKTMTAALKIPHFGYCDEIDLTQLVQLREELKPLAQVRGVKLSFMPFFIKAASLGLLHYPILNASVDENCQNITYKASHNIGVAMDTEQGLIVPNVKNVQVCSVFEIASALNRLLTLGSAGQLGTNDLTGGTFTLSNIGTIGGTYAKPVILPPEVAIGALGKIQVLPRFNGNGEVFKAQIMNVSWSADHRIIDGATMARFSNLWKSYLENPASMLLDLK
- the DBT gene encoding lipoamide acyltransferase component of branched-chain alpha-keto acid dehydrogenase complex, mitochondrial isoform X1 — translated: MFVSAASEVCSRTSMDYKELLRAGTTKEELNVPIPLMRICVHHIRSCSSVRFIKSKYMSIFDKSAFKFSHQHRLFRTSAISNGQIVQFKLSDIGEGITEVTVKEWYVKEGDSVSQFDSICEVQSDKASVTITSRYDGIIRKLHYNLDEIAYVGKPLVDIETDALKDVASEEDVVETPAVSHEEHTHQEIKGHKTLATPAVRRLAMENNIKLSEVVGTGKDNRILKEDILNYLAKQTGAILPPSPKPEIIPPLPKSETAPAAPKDKGTKIPIPISKPIVFAGKDKTEAVTGFHKAMVKTMTAALKIPHFGYCDEIDLTQLVQLREELKPLAQVRGVKLSFMPFFIKAASLGLLHYPILNASVDENCQNITYKASHNIGVAMDTEQGLIVPNVKNVQVCSVFEIASALNRLLTLGSAGQLGTNDLTGGTFTLSNIGTIGGTYAKPVILPPEVAIGALGKIQVLPRFNGNGEVFKAQIMNVSWSADHRIIDGATMARFSNLWKSYLENPASMLLDLK